A single genomic interval of Malania oleifera isolate guangnan ecotype guangnan chromosome 11, ASM2987363v1, whole genome shotgun sequence harbors:
- the LOC131167392 gene encoding mitochondrial fission 1 protein A yields MEAKVGKFFESVGAFFSGGDRIPWSDGDIISGCEREIGEAEGVSDEQKSESIMRLSWALVHSRQPEDVQRGIMMLEAQLANTSSPLQKREKLYLLAVGYYRSSEYSRSRQLVEQCLEIAPDWRQALTLKKTIEDRIAKDGVIGIGIAATAVGLIAGGIAAALARKK; encoded by the exons ATGGAAGCTAAGGTTGGCAAGTTCTTTGAGTCCGTCGGCGCCTTCTTCAGCGGCGGCGATCGGATCCCCTGGTCTGATGGGGACATCATTAGC GGTTGTGAAAGAGAAATTGGGGAGGCTGAAGGTGTCTCAGATGAGCAGAAGAGCGAGAGCATCATGAGATTATCATGGGCACTTGTTCATTCTAGACAACCAGAAGATGTGCAGCGTGGAATAATGATGCTTGAAG CTCAACTAGCCAATACTAGCAGCCCATTGCAAAAGAGAGAAAAGCTTTATCTTCTAGCCGTTGGATATTACAGAAGTAGTGAATATTCAAGGAGCAGGCAGCTTGTGGAACAATGCTTGGAG ATTGCACCTGATTGGAGGCAGGCACTAACCCTTAAGAAGACAATTGAAGATCGAATTGCTAAAG ATGGTGTTATTGGAATAGGTATCGCTGCCACTGCTGTGGGACTCATAGCTGGTGGGATTGCAGCTGCACTGGCTCGTAAGAAATGA
- the LOC131168147 gene encoding AUGMIN subunit 1-like isoform X2, with product MSESSASDTKSGFDAAQIAEVKAWLASQFDAAGKDVPDFEYTPRTVAYLHNLATLSQAKTQSAQIVAADFRQKAAEYRSQAARIREILENVGLAQEGLPPNVVGSAQVLANVANLLNIRDTELSSFLVAMGDISLRKTGVEDKRAKVQKESKILLDYTRKAIARLTYLKRTLAQLEDDVAPCEAQMENWKTNLAVMASKERQYMQQHANYKCSIEWATPQRLAMECWLKWPSTGRSWRRKQSPFLTP from the exons ATGAGCGAATCTTCAGCAAGCGACACAAAGAGTGGCTTTGATGCCGCTCAAATTGCTGAAGTCAAGGCATGGCTTGCTTCTCAATTTGATGCCGCCGGAAAAGACGTTCCCGATTTCGAATATACCCCTCGAACCGTTGCGTATTTACATAATCTTGCCACCCTTTCACAAGCCAAGACTCAGTCTGCTCAAATTGTTGCAGCTGATTTTCGCCAAAAGGCTGCCGAGTATCGGTCTCAAG CTGCAAGGATTAGAGAAATACTGGAGAATGTGGGATTGGCACAAGAGGGTTTGCCGCCAAATGTGGTTGGATCGGCACAAGTTCTTGCAAACGTGGCTAATCTGTTGAACATAAGAGATACTGAACTAAGCAG TTTTCTTGTAGCAATGGGGGATATTTCATTAAGAAAGACGGGAGTGGAGGACAAGAGAGCTAAGGTACAGAAGGAGTCAAAAATTCTTCTTGATTACACTCGAAAAGCAATTGCAAGGTTAACCTATTTGAAAAg AACACTTGCACAGCTGGAGGATGATGTTGCTCCTTGTGAGGCTCAAATGGAGAACTGGAAGACAAACTTGGCAGTTATGGCTTCAAAAGAGCGACAATACATGCAGCAACATGCCAACTACAAG TGCTCAATCGAGTGGGCTACACCCCAGAGATTAGCCATGGAGTGTTGGTTGAAATGGCCGAGCACAGGAAGGAGTTGGAGAAGAAAACAAAGCCCATTCTTGACACCTTAA
- the LOC131168147 gene encoding AUGMIN subunit 1-like isoform X1, translating to MSESSASDTKSGFDAAQIAEVKAWLASQFDAAGKDVPDFEYTPRTVAYLHNLATLSQAKTQSAQIVAADFRQKAAEYRSQAARIREILENVGLAQEGLPPNVVGSAQVLANVANLLNIRDTELSSFLVAMGDISLRKTGVEDKRAKVQKESKILLDYTRKAIARLTYLKRTLAQLEDDVAPCEAQMENWKTNLAVMASKERQYMQQHANYKAVLNRVGYTPEISHGVLVEMAEHRKELEKKTKPILDTLRSYQDLPPDKALAALAIEDKKRQYAAAEKYLEDVLQSALATTE from the exons ATGAGCGAATCTTCAGCAAGCGACACAAAGAGTGGCTTTGATGCCGCTCAAATTGCTGAAGTCAAGGCATGGCTTGCTTCTCAATTTGATGCCGCCGGAAAAGACGTTCCCGATTTCGAATATACCCCTCGAACCGTTGCGTATTTACATAATCTTGCCACCCTTTCACAAGCCAAGACTCAGTCTGCTCAAATTGTTGCAGCTGATTTTCGCCAAAAGGCTGCCGAGTATCGGTCTCAAG CTGCAAGGATTAGAGAAATACTGGAGAATGTGGGATTGGCACAAGAGGGTTTGCCGCCAAATGTGGTTGGATCGGCACAAGTTCTTGCAAACGTGGCTAATCTGTTGAACATAAGAGATACTGAACTAAGCAG TTTTCTTGTAGCAATGGGGGATATTTCATTAAGAAAGACGGGAGTGGAGGACAAGAGAGCTAAGGTACAGAAGGAGTCAAAAATTCTTCTTGATTACACTCGAAAAGCAATTGCAAGGTTAACCTATTTGAAAAg AACACTTGCACAGCTGGAGGATGATGTTGCTCCTTGTGAGGCTCAAATGGAGAACTGGAAGACAAACTTGGCAGTTATGGCTTCAAAAGAGCGACAATACATGCAGCAACATGCCAACTACAAG GCAGTGCTCAATCGAGTGGGCTACACCCCAGAGATTAGCCATGGAGTGTTGGTTGAAATGGCCGAGCACAGGAAGGAGTTGGAGAAGAAAACAAAGCCCATTCTTGACACCTTAAGAAGCTACCAAGATTTGCCCCCT GATAAAGCCCTGGCTGCATTAGCTATTGAGGACAAGAAAAGGCAGTACGCTGCTGCAGAAAAGTACCTTGAAGATGTATTGCAGTCGGCCCTTGCTACCACAGAGTAG
- the LOC131168147 gene encoding AUGMIN subunit 1-like isoform X3 gives MAEHRKELEKKTKPILDTLRSYQDLPPDKALAALAIEDKKRQYAAAEKYLEDVLQSALATTE, from the exons ATGGCCGAGCACAGGAAGGAGTTGGAGAAGAAAACAAAGCCCATTCTTGACACCTTAAGAAGCTACCAAGATTTGCCCCCT GATAAAGCCCTGGCTGCATTAGCTATTGAGGACAAGAAAAGGCAGTACGCTGCTGCAGAAAAGTACCTTGAAGATGTATTGCAGTCGGCCCTTGCTACCACAGAGTAG